A window of the Candidatus Omnitrophota bacterium genome harbors these coding sequences:
- a CDS encoding 2-dehydropantoate 2-reductase — translation MKIVIVGPGAMGCLFAAFLAQKTKEEIWLLDKNKERAQRINQSGVMVEGLSGNWQIKVKATADAKEIGKADLVMICVKSYDTKEAITEAKTLFTDKTAVVTLQNGIGNLEIIGEVVGDADMVIAGTTNLGSTLISEGKVRFAGKGETAIGRLDGKTPVEMRLIREIFNKIGFETKISRDIKGLLWSKLIINVGINPLTAVTRLNNGGLMEFEGTRKVLREAVTEAVRIAKRKRIKLIFDDPLAKVEAVCEATAANVSSMLQDVLRKKRTEIDFINGVIVRLGQELGISVPANSMLVDLVKTIEASYNFAVER, via the coding sequence ATGAAGATTGTTATTGTTGGCCCCGGAGCAATGGGTTGTTTGTTCGCAGCTTTTTTAGCCCAGAAGACTAAAGAGGAAATTTGGCTGCTTGATAAGAATAAAGAGCGGGCGCAGAGGATTAATCAAAGCGGTGTAATGGTTGAAGGGCTTTCAGGGAATTGGCAAATTAAGGTAAAGGCTACTGCTGACGCCAAAGAGATTGGTAAGGCTGATTTAGTAATGATTTGTGTCAAATCATATGATACAAAAGAAGCAATCACGGAAGCCAAGACGCTTTTTACCGATAAGACCGCCGTTGTTACTTTGCAAAATGGGATAGGAAATCTTGAGATTATTGGTGAGGTTGTTGGGGATGCGGATATGGTGATTGCCGGTACGACAAATCTAGGCTCAACCTTGATAAGCGAAGGAAAGGTCAGGTTTGCCGGTAAAGGTGAGACGGCGATTGGTCGTCTTGATGGAAAAACTCCGGTTGAGATGCGTTTAATTCGTGAGATTTTTAATAAAATTGGTTTTGAAACTAAAATCTCCCGTGATATTAAAGGGCTCTTGTGGTCTAAGTTAATTATCAATGTTGGGATTAATCCACTTACTGCTGTTACGCGCCTTAATAACGGAGGGCTTATGGAATTTGAGGGAACGCGTAAAGTTTTAAGAGAGGCTGTTACTGAAGCGGTTCGCATCGCAAAGAGAAAAAGGATAAAGTTGATTTTTGATGACCCTTTGGCAAAGGTTGAAGCGGTTTGTGAGGCAACTGCAGCTAACGTATCAAGTATGCTTCAAGATGTTCTGCGTAAAAAACGCACGGAGATAGATTTCATTAATGGAGTCATTGTAAGGTTGGGCCAGGAATTAGGCATCTCTGTCCCGGCAAATTCAATGTTGGTTGATTTAGTTAAGACTATTGAGGCAAGTTATAATTTTGCGGTAGAAAGATAG
- the polX gene encoding DNA polymerase/3'-5' exonuclease PolX produces MLNLEIAQIFHDIADILEIKGENVFRIRAYQRAAQTIESIPNIENFIKQDRLTDIAGIGKDLSDRIKEYAQTGKIKMLEDLKKSIPEGLLDLLNIPSVGPKTAKLLYEKLKIKSISDLENAIRKGRLKGIFGIKDKTVENIVKGIEILKRGRERLTLAEAMVVGNEFVKELKNLSQVKSISVAGSLRRKKETIRDIDILVISDNPKKVMDSFVKIPSVRDIQAFGDTKASIRTKDDVQVDCRVVENKSFGAALLYFTGSKSFNIKLRQLAIKKGLKINEYGVFKKDKFIGGKTEEEIFKLLDLSYIEPELRENTGEIEFARENKLPKLIEQKDIKGDLHSHSSWSDGLNSIEEMAQAARKLGYSYMAITDHSQSLKVARGLSIADVKKKKEEIERINKNLNGFRILFGTEVDIDSQGKLDYPDSILKEFEIVIGAIHTGFKQTQAQLTKRIVSACKNKYVHIIAHPTGRLWGVREAYPIDLEEILKVAKQTNTALEINAFPQRLDLNDSGCRMAKEIGVKIAIDTDSHACDQLSAMQFGVAVARRAWLSKEDVVNTLPLEKLLKLVKK; encoded by the coding sequence ATGCTTAATTTAGAGATTGCTCAGATTTTCCATGATATTGCCGATATTTTAGAGATTAAAGGAGAGAATGTTTTCCGTATTCGCGCCTATCAAAGAGCAGCGCAAACTATAGAAAGCATTCCCAATATAGAAAATTTTATCAAACAGGATAGGCTAACTGATATTGCTGGTATCGGGAAAGATCTTTCAGATCGGATTAAAGAGTATGCTCAGACGGGTAAAATCAAGATGCTCGAGGATTTGAAAAAGAGCATTCCTGAAGGATTGCTTGATTTATTAAATATCCCTTCGGTAGGCCCTAAGACTGCAAAGCTCTTGTATGAGAAGTTAAAGATAAAAAGTATTTCTGATTTGGAAAATGCGATAAGAAAAGGGAGATTAAAGGGTATTTTTGGGATTAAAGATAAGACTGTTGAAAATATTGTTAAAGGAATTGAAATATTAAAAAGAGGCAGAGAAAGGTTAACGCTTGCCGAGGCAATGGTGGTTGGCAATGAGTTTGTAAAGGAACTGAAAAACTTGTCGCAGGTTAAAAGCATATCAGTAGCCGGGTCTTTGCGCCGTAAAAAAGAAACAATCCGAGATATTGATATCCTTGTAATCTCAGATAATCCAAAGAAAGTTATGGATTCTTTTGTAAAGATCCCATCAGTCAGGGATATCCAGGCTTTTGGAGATACAAAGGCATCAATTCGCACTAAAGACGACGTGCAGGTAGATTGCCGGGTTGTTGAGAATAAATCTTTTGGCGCAGCCCTTTTATATTTTACCGGGTCAAAGAGCTTTAATATTAAGCTCCGCCAGTTGGCTATAAAAAAGGGTTTAAAGATAAATGAATATGGGGTATTTAAGAAAGATAAGTTTATAGGCGGGAAAACAGAAGAAGAGATCTTTAAACTTTTGGATTTATCATATATTGAGCCTGAATTAAGGGAGAATACAGGGGAAATTGAGTTTGCCCGCGAGAATAAGTTACCAAAACTAATTGAGCAAAAAGACATAAAAGGCGATTTGCACTCGCATTCAAGCTGGTCTGATGGATTAAATTCTATTGAAGAGATGGCGCAAGCTGCTAGAAAGCTCGGGTATTCTTATATGGCAATAACGGATCACTCTCAAAGTTTAAAGGTTGCCCGGGGGTTAAGTATCGCTGATGTAAAGAAGAAAAAAGAGGAAATTGAGAGAATAAATAAAAATTTAAATGGTTTTAGAATTTTATTTGGCACAGAAGTTGATATTGATTCTCAGGGAAAGCTTGATTATCCCGATAGTATATTAAAAGAATTTGAAATAGTAATTGGAGCGATACATACGGGGTTTAAGCAAACACAAGCCCAGTTAACCAAAAGGATAGTGAGTGCTTGCAAAAATAAATATGTCCACATAATTGCGCATCCTACCGGAAGGCTTTGGGGAGTGCGTGAAGCATATCCAATAGATTTAGAGGAGATATTGAAAGTAGCCAAACAGACAAATACTGCTTTGGAGATAAATGCTTTTCCTCAGCGCCTGGATTTGAATGATAGTGGTTGCCGGATGGCAAAAGAAATAGGGGTCAAAATCGCAATTGATACCGACTCTCATGCCTGCGATCAGCTTTCTGCGATGCAATTTGGCGTTGCCGTAGCAAGAAGAGCCTGGCTGTCTAAAGAGGATGTAGTAAATACTTTGCCGCTTGAAAAGCTGTTAAAGTTAGTAAAGAAATAG
- a CDS encoding FAD:protein FMN transferase — protein sequence MGHKIQERKAQVKLVFLVLFLLVLNGCHNKPLYKDTQIMMGTFVEVVSPEKDASRVVFAEIKRVEDLLSKYKPNSEVSILNRASELKVSPETFYILKKSKEFYILSNGAFDITTAPLSDLWGFTHKKYILPKRFRITDTLKLVGSDKIELNDSVNVVKFKLSGMKIDLGGIAKGYALDCAVNKLKEAGINSCLINIGGQVYCLGKRFGKPWRIVVRDDKNSKSSEILEIEDKSVATSGDYEQFFEVGKKRYSHIFNPKSGYPADLGVISATIIAPSGLTADALSTAVFVLGKDKGQLLVKKFPGVSARITEKNINKRE from the coding sequence ATGGGGCATAAGATTCAAGAGCGCAAGGCACAAGTAAAACTTGTGTTTCTCGTTTTGTTCTTACTAGTTTTAAACGGTTGTCATAATAAGCCTCTTTACAAAGATACGCAGATAATGATGGGCACCTTCGTGGAGGTAGTTTCTCCTGAAAAAGATGCCTCTAGGGTTGTATTTGCGGAAATAAAAAGAGTTGAAGATCTATTAAGTAAATATAAACCGAATAGCGAAGTATCGATTTTAAACAGAGCCTCTGAGCTGAAAGTAAGTCCAGAGACATTTTATATACTTAAGAAATCCAAAGAATTCTATATTTTAAGTAATGGAGCTTTTGATATCACAACTGCTCCTCTTTCTGATTTATGGGGTTTTACTCATAAGAAATACATCCTCCCGAAGAGGTTCCGGATTACAGATACTTTAAAATTAGTCGGATCAGATAAAATTGAATTGAATGATTCTGTTAATGTGGTAAAATTTAAACTTTCAGGGATGAAAATTGATTTAGGCGGTATTGCCAAAGGCTATGCTTTGGATTGCGCTGTTAATAAGTTAAAAGAAGCAGGAATTAATAGTTGTTTAATTAACATCGGCGGGCAAGTTTATTGTTTAGGAAAGAGATTTGGAAAGCCTTGGCGTATTGTTGTTCGCGATGATAAGAATAGTAAATCTTCTGAAATCCTAGAAATTGAAGATAAGTCTGTTGCTACTTCGGGTGATTATGAACAATTCTTTGAAGTTGGCAAGAAGCGATATTCGCATATATTTAATCCTAAGTCAGGTTATCCGGCTGATTTAGGGGTTATTTCAGCAACAATTATTGCTCCTTCTGGGTTAACTGCTGATGCCTTGTCAACAGCGGTATTTGTTTTAGGAAAAGATAAAGGCCAGCTGTTAGTAAAAAAGTTTCCTGGAGTTTCAGCGAGGATTACAGAGAAAAACATAAATAAAAGAGAGTGA
- the corA gene encoding magnesium/cobalt transporter CorA, producing MYETFVYHRQNGLKMDVSREEIKDAVKDENSFIWVDMKDIDDEDIDILTETFNLHPLTIEDFIMTNARPKIENFKDYFFLIMFSMESHDRARGRINTAELDCCLGKNFLVTVHNNGIVPLATIKDRLRKNSPIIRNNGDFFLYAILDCMVDSYFPIVNEFDNMVDEMSDELFKDPTNETLRKIYMLKNEIMYLRRTIGPQADVINLITRSEFPFISPASAVYYRNIYDNLVRLNDIVGTSRDVVTGAMEAYVSVVSNRLNEIMKTLTVIATIAMPLTLVASIYGMNFKHMPELSSKYGYPMVIGIMVLIGGSMIFYFKKRKWI from the coding sequence ATGTATGAGACATTTGTGTATCATCGTCAGAATGGGCTAAAGATGGATGTTAGCCGCGAAGAAATCAAGGACGCTGTTAAAGATGAAAATAGTTTTATTTGGGTTGATATGAAGGATATTGACGATGAGGATATTGACATACTTACTGAGACTTTTAATCTCCACCCTCTTACCATAGAAGATTTTATTATGACCAATGCAAGGCCTAAGATTGAAAACTTTAAGGATTATTTCTTTCTTATCATGTTTTCTATGGAATCGCATGATAGAGCGCGCGGAAGAATTAATACTGCTGAATTGGATTGTTGCTTAGGGAAGAATTTCCTTGTTACGGTTCATAATAATGGTATTGTCCCATTGGCTACGATTAAAGACCGATTAAGAAAAAATTCTCCAATTATAAGAAATAACGGTGATTTTTTTCTCTATGCGATATTAGATTGTATGGTTGATAGTTATTTCCCTATTGTAAACGAGTTTGATAATATGGTTGACGAAATGAGTGATGAATTATTTAAAGACCCAACCAATGAAACGCTTAGGAAAATTTACATGCTTAAAAATGAAATTATGTATTTACGCAGGACTATCGGCCCACAGGCTGATGTAATTAATTTAATAACCCGTAGTGAATTCCCATTTATTTCTCCGGCAAGTGCTGTTTATTATAGGAATATTTATGATAATCTTGTGCGTCTTAATGATATTGTAGGAACTTCAAGAGATGTTGTTACAGGAGCTATGGAAGCGTATGTTTCAGTAGTGTCCAACAGGCTAAATGAAATTATGAAGACTCTGACAGTTATTGCGACAATTGCTATGCCTCTTACCCTTGTTGCAAGCATCTATGGGATGAATTTTAAGCATATGCCGGAGCTTTCTAGTAAATATGGGTATCCTATGGTAATCGGGATTATGGTGCTAATAGGTGGGTCAATGATATTTTATTTTAAAAAGAGAAAATGGATTTAA
- the panB gene encoding 3-methyl-2-oxobutanoate hydroxymethyltransferase: protein MEKKISVNDILSLKGKRKITMLTAYDYPLALLEDRAGIDIILVGDSVANVVLGLDSTTKVGMNEMLHHAKAVTRAVKQSLVIGDMPFDSYQVNPQESMKNAARFINEAKCDAIKLEWFDKCIEVAQGIVKSGIPVMGHIGLTPQTVDKIGGFKVQGKDAEAAKRLIEQAVGLEKVGCFSIVLECVPDKIAELITNKLKIPTIGIGAGKYCDGQVLVVNDLLGLFDRFTPKFVKKYVNLSPLITEAFETYKREVLEEKFPQSEHSFTIKEEELKKIQ, encoded by the coding sequence ATGGAAAAAAAGATTTCGGTAAATGATATTTTATCGTTAAAAGGCAAGAGAAAAATTACTATGCTTACTGCTTATGATTATCCCTTAGCTTTATTGGAAGATAGGGCTGGGATTGATATTATTTTGGTTGGGGACTCAGTGGCAAATGTTGTTTTGGGCTTGGATTCAACTACTAAAGTTGGCATGAATGAAATGTTGCATCATGCTAAAGCTGTAACGCGTGCCGTAAAGCAATCTCTTGTTATAGGTGATATGCCGTTTGATTCTTATCAGGTAAATCCTCAGGAATCTATGAAGAATGCCGCTAGGTTTATAAATGAGGCAAAATGCGACGCCATAAAATTAGAATGGTTTGATAAATGTATTGAGGTTGCGCAGGGAATAGTTAAGTCAGGTATTCCTGTCATGGGCCATATTGGCTTAACTCCTCAGACTGTAGATAAAATAGGTGGTTTTAAAGTCCAAGGTAAAGATGCCGAGGCTGCCAAGAGATTGATTGAGCAGGCAGTGGGATTAGAAAAGGTAGGTTGTTTTTCTATCGTCCTTGAATGCGTTCCGGATAAGATTGCAGAGCTTATTACGAATAAGTTAAAAATACCCACAATCGGGATTGGCGCAGGCAAATATTGCGATGGTCAAGTTTTGGTAGTAAATGATCTTTTAGGATTGTTTGACCGCTTTACTCCTAAATTTGTCAAGAAGTACGTTAATCTTTCTCCCCTAATAACAGAAGCTTTTGAAACTTATAAGAGAGAAGTGTTGGAAGAAAAATTTCCCCAATCAGAGCACAGTTTTACCATTAAAGAGGAAGAATTAAAAAAAATTCAGTAG
- a CDS encoding glycine--tRNA ligase yields the protein MDKIVSLCKRRGFIFQSSDIYGGLSNTWDYGPYGVELKNNLKRAWWRSCVYERDDILGMDAAILMHPKVWEASGHVQNFFDLKSDCKTCKKRFKTEDLKDKKKCPECGGELTDSRPFNLMFKTHQGPIEADENLIYLRPETAQGMFVNFLNILDSRHPKLPFGLAQIGKSFRNEITPGNFTFRTREFEQMEIEYFVKPEDAQKKYEEWIEYRFAWYLALGLDKEKIRRRQHGKDELAHYALACTDIEYSFPFGWSELEGIANRTDFDLKQHSQTSGKELKFFDDAAKEKYYPYIIEPSGGVDRSVLAFLVDSFREEKVKDDTRVVLKLHKDLAPTKIAVLPLLRNRPEIVELARKISKDLKKSFVTVYDDTGAIGKLYRRQDEVGTLYCVTVDVQSLEDKQVTVRDRDTMLQERIGVDKLKEYLGEKLTN from the coding sequence ATGGATAAAATTGTATCTTTGTGTAAGCGCAGAGGTTTTATATTTCAATCATCCGATATCTACGGTGGGCTTTCCAATACTTGGGATTATGGCCCTTATGGTGTCGAGTTAAAGAATAATCTTAAGCGTGCCTGGTGGCGTTCCTGTGTTTACGAAAGAGATGATATCTTGGGAATGGATGCTGCGATTCTTATGCATCCAAAGGTCTGGGAAGCAAGTGGGCATGTGCAAAACTTTTTTGACTTAAAGAGTGATTGCAAAACCTGCAAAAAGCGTTTTAAAACCGAAGATTTAAAAGATAAGAAGAAATGCCCTGAGTGCGGCGGAGAATTGACTGATTCAAGGCCTTTTAATCTTATGTTTAAAACGCATCAGGGCCCTATAGAAGCTGACGAAAATCTAATTTATCTAAGGCCGGAAACAGCACAAGGTATGTTTGTTAATTTTTTAAACATACTTGATTCAAGGCACCCAAAATTGCCTTTTGGTTTGGCTCAGATAGGTAAATCCTTCCGTAACGAAATTACCCCCGGGAACTTTACTTTCCGCACGCGAGAATTTGAACAAATGGAGATAGAATATTTTGTTAAGCCAGAGGATGCCCAGAAGAAGTACGAGGAATGGATTGAGTATCGTTTTGCCTGGTATCTTGCTTTAGGGCTAGATAAGGAAAAGATTAGGCGCCGTCAGCATGGAAAGGATGAACTTGCGCATTATGCTTTGGCTTGTACAGACATAGAATATAGCTTTCCTTTTGGTTGGTCGGAATTGGAAGGGATTGCTAACCGGACTGATTTTGATTTAAAGCAGCATTCGCAGACAAGCGGTAAAGAATTAAAGTTTTTTGATGATGCGGCAAAAGAAAAATACTATCCTTATATAATTGAGCCTTCTGGTGGAGTGGATAGGAGTGTTTTAGCCTTCTTAGTGGATTCTTTCCGCGAAGAAAAGGTTAAAGATGATACTAGAGTGGTGTTAAAACTTCATAAGGACCTTGCTCCTACAAAGATTGCAGTCTTGCCTTTGTTAAGAAATCGTCCTGAAATTGTAGAATTAGCAAGGAAGATATCTAAGGATTTGAAAAAGAGCTTTGTTACGGTGTATGATGATACTGGAGCAATCGGCAAGCTTTACAGAAGGCAAGATGAAGTAGGGACGCTTTATTGTGTAACAGTTGATGTACAATCTTTAGAAGATAAGCAGGTAACGGTTCGTGATCGTGATACGATGTTGCAAGAGCGTATTGGGGTTGATAAATTGAAAGAGTATCTGGGAGAGAAGTTAACTAACTAG